The Streptomyces sp. NBC_01775 genome includes a region encoding these proteins:
- a CDS encoding Bax inhibitor-1/YccA family protein, with the protein MRSSNPVFSRRGFSRDNGYAGFNAQQQQPPQAGNPYATNPYAQQPNPYAQQTQTAGHPYTAPPAAPPQAGRMTMDDVVARTGMTLGLVVVTAAVAWITDMSLVLAIGAGLVAMVLSLVQAFKRKASPPLILAYAAFEGLFLGALSNFVNGYVNGAAMQAVLGTMAVFTAVLVLYKTRIIRVTQRFYRFVMAAAIGFVLLMAVNLLFAVFGGGDGLGFRSGGMGILFGVIGVVLGALFLALDFKQVEDGIAYGAPKEESWLAAFGLTLTLVWIYLEFLRLIAIIQGD; encoded by the coding sequence ATGAGGAGCAGCAACCCGGTCTTCTCGCGTCGGGGGTTCAGCCGCGACAACGGCTACGCCGGTTTCAATGCCCAGCAGCAGCAGCCGCCGCAGGCCGGGAACCCCTACGCGACGAACCCGTACGCACAGCAGCCCAACCCCTATGCCCAGCAGACGCAGACCGCCGGGCACCCTTACACCGCGCCGCCGGCGGCCCCGCCGCAGGCCGGCCGGATGACGATGGACGATGTCGTCGCCCGTACGGGTATGACCCTGGGCCTCGTCGTCGTCACCGCGGCCGTGGCCTGGATCACGGACATGTCGCTGGTTCTCGCCATCGGCGCCGGGCTCGTCGCGATGGTGCTGTCGCTGGTCCAGGCGTTCAAGCGCAAGGCGTCGCCCCCGCTGATCCTGGCGTACGCCGCCTTCGAGGGCCTCTTCCTGGGCGCGCTGAGCAACTTCGTCAACGGGTATGTGAACGGCGCCGCGATGCAGGCGGTGCTGGGGACGATGGCGGTGTTCACCGCCGTCCTCGTGCTCTACAAGACACGGATCATCCGGGTCACCCAGCGGTTCTACCGCTTCGTGATGGCGGCGGCGATCGGCTTCGTGCTGCTCATGGCCGTCAATCTGCTGTTCGCGGTCTTCGGCGGCGGTGACGGCCTCGGCTTCCGCAGCGGCGGCATGGGCATCCTGTTCGGCGTCATCGGCGTCGTGCTGGGTGCGCTCTTCCTCGCGCTGGACTTCAAGCAGGTCGAGGACGGCATCGCCTACGGCGCACCCAAGGAGGAGTCGTGGCTGGCGGCCTTCGGGCTGACGCTGACCCTGGTGTGGATCTACCTGGAGTTCCTCCGGCTGATCGCCATCATCCAGGGTGACTAG
- a CDS encoding DUF4287 domain-containing protein gives MSQIFSEETHRNLLSRIPHCTGREVSDWLRTVDEGPSLFRFEEKVSWLRGEHNLAYGHAKAIIHEHDLRRAARHL, from the coding sequence ATGTCCCAAATCTTCTCCGAAGAGACCCACCGGAACCTGCTCTCGCGCATCCCTCACTGCACCGGTCGTGAAGTCTCCGACTGGCTCCGCACGGTCGACGAAGGCCCATCCCTCTTCCGATTCGAGGAGAAGGTGAGCTGGCTGCGGGGCGAACACAACCTCGCCTACGGCCACGCCAAAGCGATCATCCACGAACACGACCTGCGGCGCGCCGCGCGCCACCTCTAG
- a CDS encoding acetyl-CoA C-acetyltransferase has product MPEAVIVSAARSPIGRAMKGSLKDVRPDDLTAGIIQAALDKVPELDPAQIDDLMLGCGLPGGEQGHNLGRVVAVQMGMDHLPGCTITRYCSSSLQTSRMALHAIKAGEGDVFISAGVETVSRQVNGSSDGMPGTHNPLFADAEARTAARAEQGGDGWTDPREGGQVPDVYIAMGQTAENLARHKGITRREMDEFGVRSQNLAEKALADGFWEREITPVTTPDGTVVAKDDGPRAGVTLEGVEGLKPVFRPDGRITAGNCCALNDGAAALVIMSDTKARELGLTPLARIVSTGVSALSPEIMGHGPVEASKQALARAGLSIGDIDLVEINEAFAAQVIPSYQDLGIDLDKLNVNGGAIAVGHPFGMTGARITTTLLNSLQWHDKQFALETMCVGGGQGMAMVLERLS; this is encoded by the coding sequence ATGCCCGAAGCAGTGATCGTCTCTGCCGCCCGCTCCCCCATCGGCCGCGCCATGAAGGGTTCGCTCAAGGACGTACGTCCCGACGACCTCACGGCCGGCATCATCCAGGCGGCCCTCGACAAGGTGCCGGAGCTGGACCCGGCCCAGATCGACGACCTCATGCTGGGCTGCGGCCTCCCGGGCGGTGAGCAGGGGCACAACCTGGGCCGGGTGGTCGCCGTCCAGATGGGCATGGACCACCTGCCGGGCTGCACCATCACCCGCTACTGTTCCTCCTCGCTCCAGACCTCCCGCATGGCGCTGCACGCCATCAAGGCGGGCGAGGGCGACGTGTTCATCTCGGCCGGTGTCGAGACGGTCTCCCGCCAGGTCAACGGCTCCTCCGACGGCATGCCCGGCACCCACAACCCGCTCTTCGCCGACGCCGAGGCGCGCACCGCGGCCCGCGCCGAGCAGGGAGGGGACGGCTGGACCGACCCCCGCGAGGGCGGCCAGGTCCCGGACGTCTACATCGCCATGGGCCAGACCGCCGAGAACCTCGCGCGTCACAAGGGCATCACACGCCGTGAGATGGACGAGTTCGGCGTGCGGTCCCAGAACCTCGCCGAGAAGGCCCTGGCGGACGGCTTCTGGGAGCGGGAGATCACCCCCGTCACGACACCGGACGGGACGGTCGTCGCCAAGGACGACGGGCCGCGCGCCGGGGTCACCCTGGAGGGAGTCGAGGGCCTCAAGCCGGTCTTCCGGCCCGACGGCCGGATCACGGCGGGCAACTGCTGCGCGCTCAACGACGGTGCGGCGGCGCTGGTGATCATGTCCGACACCAAGGCCCGCGAGCTGGGCCTGACCCCGCTGGCGCGGATCGTCTCCACCGGAGTCTCCGCGCTCTCCCCCGAGATCATGGGCCACGGCCCCGTCGAGGCCAGCAAGCAGGCGCTGGCCCGCGCGGGCCTGTCGATCGGCGACATCGACCTGGTCGAGATCAACGAGGCGTTCGCCGCGCAGGTGATCCCCTCCTACCAGGACCTGGGCATCGACCTGGACAAGCTCAACGTCAACGGCGGCGCCATCGCCGTCGGCCACCCCTTCGGCATGACCGGCGCGCGCATCACCACCACGCTGCTCAACTCGCTCCAGTGGCACGACAAACAGTTCGCGCTGGAGACCATGTGCGTGGGCGGCGGCCAGGGCATGGCGATGGTCCTCGAACGCCTCAGCTGA
- a CDS encoding SGNH/GDSL hydrolase family protein: protein MPMSKASSARVARRIATAAAYGGGGIGLLGGAAIGLLFTEIQLAKRKVGGSADEPPAADGSYGTAFGRLYPGRPLRLAFLGDSTAAGQGVHRPRQTPGALLASALAAVAERPVELRNVALSGAQSDDLERQVTQLLSERDSSGSPDVCVIMIGANDVTHRTPPARSVRYLSDAVARLRTAGCEVVVGTCPDLGSVEPVGQPLRWIARRLSRQLAAAQTIAVVEEGGRTVSLGDLLGPEFSAHPRELFGPDNYHPSAEGYATAAMAVLPTLCAALGLWPTEDERPDARRREGILPVARAAAEAAAEGGTEVAGMRGPWALLKHRRRRRLPPPDETGPESQAASSRAARPALGGGRDRGGDQASA from the coding sequence TCTTCACCGAGATCCAACTCGCCAAACGCAAGGTCGGTGGCTCGGCCGACGAGCCACCCGCGGCCGACGGCAGCTACGGCACCGCCTTCGGCCGACTGTATCCGGGACGGCCGCTGCGGCTGGCCTTCCTCGGCGACTCGACCGCGGCGGGCCAGGGCGTCCACCGGCCACGCCAGACGCCCGGAGCGCTGCTGGCCTCCGCGCTCGCCGCGGTGGCCGAACGCCCGGTGGAGCTGCGCAACGTCGCGCTGTCCGGAGCGCAGTCCGACGACCTGGAGCGCCAGGTCACGCAGCTGCTGAGCGAGCGGGACTCGTCCGGGTCCCCCGACGTGTGCGTCATCATGATCGGCGCCAACGACGTCACCCACCGGACGCCGCCCGCACGGTCGGTCCGCTATCTGTCCGACGCGGTGGCGCGGCTGCGCACGGCGGGTTGTGAGGTGGTGGTGGGCACCTGCCCCGACCTGGGCAGTGTCGAGCCCGTGGGGCAGCCGCTGCGCTGGATAGCGCGGCGGCTGAGTCGTCAGCTGGCCGCGGCACAGACCATCGCGGTCGTCGAGGAGGGCGGCCGTACGGTCTCGCTGGGCGACCTGCTGGGGCCCGAGTTCTCCGCCCATCCGCGCGAGCTGTTCGGACCCGACAACTACCACCCCTCGGCCGAGGGGTACGCGACGGCGGCGATGGCCGTGCTGCCCACCTTGTGCGCGGCGCTGGGCCTGTGGCCGACCGAGGACGAACGGCCCGACGCGCGGCGGCGCGAGGGCATCTTGCCGGTGGCCAGGGCGGCGGCCGAGGCCGCGGCCGAGGGCGGTACGGAGGTCGCGGGGATGCGCGGCCCCTGGGCGCTGCTCAAGCACCGCCGCCGCAGGCGGCTGCCGCCCCCGGATGAGACAGGCCCCGAGTCGCAGGCGGCGTCCTCGCGGGCGGCCCGGCCGGCGCTCGGCGGGGGCAGGGACCGGGGAGGTGACCAAGCAAGCGCTTAG